A part of Lacinutrix sp. 5H-3-7-4 genomic DNA contains:
- the thiC gene encoding phosphomethylpyrimidine synthase ThiC, giving the protein MKKKDTAPKQGQITRNPFPNSKKIYVQGKMHPQIKVAMREIALSDTVDSMTKKKTPNEPVTVYDTSGPYTDPNKEINVHDGIERIREQWILDRGDVEELDVFTSKYCNERLNDKSLDHMRFNLKHKPKRAKKGKNVTQLHYAKKGIITPEMEYIAIRENQRIDEMTEIRKQHPGEHFGASIPAKITPEFVRSEVARGRAVIPSNINHPEAEPMILGRNFLVKINANIGNSATTSSIEEEVEKAVWACRWGADNIMDLSTGQNIHETREWIVRNSPVPVGTVPIYQALEKVNGVAEDLTWEIFRDTLIEQAEQGVDYFTIHAGVLLRYVPMTANRVTGIVSRGGSIMAKWCLAHHKESFLYTHFEDICEILKSYDVAFSLGDGLRPGSVADANDEAQFAELETLGELTQIARKHEVQCFIEGPGHVPMHMIKENMEKQIEVCDEAPFYTLGPLTTDIAPGYDHITSGIGAAMIGWYGCAMLCYVTPKEHLGLPNKEDVRVGVVTYKLAAHAADLAKGHPGSQHRDNALSMARFEFRWEDQFNLGLDPERAREYHDETLPAAGAKIAHFCSMCGPKFCSMKISQEVRDFAAENKIADNNEVIAKGFEEKSEEFKEKGSEIYH; this is encoded by the coding sequence ATGAAGAAAAAAGACACAGCACCAAAGCAAGGACAAATTACCAGAAATCCATTTCCTAATTCTAAAAAGATTTACGTACAAGGTAAAATGCATCCGCAAATTAAAGTGGCAATGCGTGAAATAGCTTTAAGCGATACCGTCGATTCTATGACGAAAAAGAAAACGCCTAACGAGCCTGTTACGGTGTACGATACTTCAGGACCTTATACAGACCCTAATAAAGAAATTAATGTACATGATGGTATTGAACGTATTAGAGAACAATGGATTTTAGATCGCGGTGATGTTGAAGAATTAGACGTCTTTACTTCTAAATATTGTAACGAGCGTTTAAACGATAAAAGTTTAGACCATATGCGATTTAACTTAAAGCATAAACCAAAACGTGCAAAAAAAGGAAAAAACGTTACCCAATTGCACTATGCTAAAAAAGGCATTATAACTCCAGAAATGGAATATATCGCCATTCGTGAAAATCAACGTATAGATGAAATGACGGAGATTAGAAAGCAACATCCAGGTGAACATTTTGGAGCTTCAATTCCAGCTAAAATTACACCAGAATTTGTACGTAGCGAAGTTGCAAGAGGTCGTGCAGTAATACCATCAAACATAAATCATCCAGAAGCAGAACCTATGATTTTAGGGCGTAATTTCTTGGTTAAAATTAATGCAAATATTGGTAACTCTGCAACAACATCGTCAATAGAAGAAGAAGTAGAAAAAGCAGTTTGGGCCTGTCGTTGGGGAGCAGATAATATCATGGATTTATCTACAGGACAAAACATTCACGAAACACGCGAGTGGATTGTACGCAACTCACCAGTACCAGTTGGAACAGTACCAATTTATCAGGCTTTAGAAAAAGTAAACGGTGTTGCCGAAGATTTAACTTGGGAGATTTTCCGTGATACGCTAATAGAACAAGCAGAACAAGGTGTAGATTATTTTACCATTCATGCAGGTGTGTTATTACGTTATGTGCCCATGACAGCAAATCGAGTAACCGGAATTGTTTCTCGTGGTGGATCTATTATGGCAAAATGGTGTTTAGCGCACCATAAAGAAAGTTTTTTATACACGCATTTTGAAGACATTTGCGAAATCTTAAAATCTTACGATGTAGCCTTTTCATTAGGCGATGGTTTACGTCCAGGTTCGGTAGCAGATGCTAATGATGAAGCGCAATTTGCAGAGTTAGAAACCTTGGGTGAATTAACACAAATTGCACGTAAACACGAAGTGCAATGTTTTATAGAAGGTCCAGGTCATGTACCAATGCATATGATTAAAGAAAACATGGAAAAGCAAATTGAAGTTTGCGACGAAGCGCCTTTTTACACTTTAGGTCCGTTAACAACAGATATTGCTCCAGGTTACGATCATATTACATCGGGTATTGGAGCAGCCATGATTGGTTGGTACGGTTGCGCTATGTTATGTTACGTAACACCAAAAGAACATTTAGGTTTGCCTAATAAAGAAGATGTTCGCGTTGGTGTAGTTACCTATAAATTAGCAGCACATGCTGCCGATTTAGCAAAAGGACATCCAGGATCACAACATAGAGACAATGCATTAAGTATGGCACGATTTGAGTTTCGTTGGGAAGACCAATTTAATTTAGGTCTGGATCCAGAACGAGCTCGCGAATATCACGATGAAACCTTACCGGCAGCAGGTGCTAAAATTGCACACTTCTGTTCTATGTGCGGACCAAAATTCTGTTCTATGAAAATCTCTCAAGAAGTACGTGATTTTGCTGCAGAAAATAAAATAGCAGATAACAACGAGGTTATAGCAAAAGGTTTTGAAGAAAAATCGGAAGAGTTTAAAGAAAAAGGCTCAGAAATATATCATTAG
- a CDS encoding branched-chain amino acid aminotransferase yields MKHNISITTVTESKVKGIDFNNIPLGTTFTDHMFICDYNNGVWENPRIEPMGMIPTHPAAMALHYGQAIFEGMKATVDADGNPMLFRADKNAARLNTSADRMGMPHFPTDLFVEGLTKLVDLERNWIPPTDGSALYLRPFMYADEAFIGMRAATHYKFIIMASPAGPFFSKRIRLWAEKHYIRAVNGGTGEAKAAGNYAAAIRPTELAKAKGFDQVLWLDAIEHKYIQEVGTMNIFFKIDGKFITPNRDGSILDGITRMSVIDILRDKGYQVTERTITIDEIQEAAKNKTLEEAFGTGTAVGIAYIQDIGVGDEVIHVSNESPVGLDVNNTLNAIKTGKIEDKFGWMLKVENQLA; encoded by the coding sequence ATGAAACATAACATTTCAATAACAACAGTAACCGAATCTAAAGTTAAAGGCATAGACTTTAACAATATTCCTTTAGGTACAACCTTTACAGATCACATGTTTATTTGTGATTATAACAACGGTGTTTGGGAAAACCCAAGAATAGAACCAATGGGAATGATTCCTACGCATCCAGCAGCCATGGCATTACACTACGGTCAAGCCATTTTCGAAGGCATGAAGGCAACAGTAGATGCAGATGGAAACCCAATGTTATTTAGAGCAGATAAAAATGCAGCACGATTAAATACCAGTGCAGACCGTATGGGAATGCCACATTTCCCAACAGATTTGTTTGTAGAAGGCTTAACAAAATTAGTAGATTTAGAGCGTAACTGGATTCCACCAACCGATGGTAGCGCACTTTATTTAAGACCATTTATGTACGCAGACGAAGCCTTTATAGGTATGCGTGCAGCAACACATTATAAGTTTATAATCATGGCCTCACCAGCAGGACCATTTTTTAGTAAGCGCATTAGGTTGTGGGCCGAAAAACATTATATACGTGCCGTAAATGGTGGAACAGGAGAAGCAAAAGCAGCCGGAAACTACGCCGCAGCCATTCGTCCAACAGAATTAGCAAAAGCAAAAGGATTCGATCAAGTATTGTGGTTAGATGCTATCGAGCACAAATACATTCAAGAAGTTGGAACCATGAATATTTTCTTTAAAATCGACGGAAAATTCATCACACCAAATCGAGACGGTTCTATATTAGACGGTATCACGCGCATGAGTGTAATCGATATTTTAAGAGATAAAGGTTATCAGGTTACAGAGCGTACAATAACCATAGACGAGATTCAAGAAGCGGCAAAAAATAAAACATTAGAAGAAGCCTTTGGAACAGGAACAGCCGTTGGTATTGCTTACATTCAAGACATTGGAGTAGGCGATGAGGTTATACACGTATCCAACGAAAGTCCAGTAGGTTTAGATGTTAACAATACTTTAAACGCCATTAAAACTGGTAAAATAGAAGATAAATTTGGTTGGATGCTAAAAGTAGAAAATCAGTTAGCTTAA
- the thiS gene encoding sulfur carrier protein ThiS, with amino-acid sequence MIAIKVNQKDHHILENVTLQTFVEQLKIETNGIAIAINNAVIKKADWSSRLLQNNDDILIIKSTQGG; translated from the coding sequence ATGATTGCTATAAAAGTAAACCAAAAAGACCACCACATTTTAGAAAATGTAACCTTACAAACATTTGTTGAACAATTAAAAATTGAAACAAATGGTATTGCTATTGCTATAAATAATGCTGTAATAAAAAAAGCAGATTGGTCTTCAAGATTACTTCAAAATAACGATGATATTTTAATTATAAAATCTACTCAAGGAGGATGA
- a CDS encoding thiamine pyrophosphate-dependent enzyme yields MNMKKETLKKGFSKLCTAKAMAELYEANFKQVSKYVHATSRGHEAIQIALGMQLLPQDYAFPYYRDDAMLLSFGLEPYDLMLQLLAKKDDPFSGGRTYYSHPSLKDDDKPKIPHQSSATGMQTIPATGVAMGMKYKELQGLDDYSLESDPVSSSAVENALNPITVCSLGDASVTEGEIAEAFQMAALKQMPILYLVQDNGWDISANAAETRAQNAFEYAQGFKGLEAISIDGANFTESYQALEKVIETIRTERRPFLVHAKVPLLNHHTSGVRMEWYRDDLDEARSRDPYPVIKQQLLDAGFSEQEVEEIENSAKAKVQSDFEKALKAEDPKPEDLFTNDFVPTPITEEQGTRAPEGADKVVMVDCALFAVEELMKKHKECLLYGQDVGGRLGGVFREAATLAQKFGDDRVFNTPIQEAFIVGSTVGMSAVGLKPIVEVQFADYIWPGLNQLFTEVSRSCYLSNGKWPVSMILRVPIGAYGSGGPYHSSSVESVITNIRGIKIAYPSNGADLKGLMKAAYYDPNPVVILEHKGLYWSKVPGTQGATSVEPSEDYVLPFGKAWVLQEIWKQENVETLTIVTYGMGVHWAMNASEELGMQDQIEVIDLRTLFPLDEDTIMKSVKKTGKCLVVTEEPSNNSFARALSGKIQEECFKYLDAPVMTIGSENMPAIPLNSTLEQTMIPSTDKVKAKIEQLINY; encoded by the coding sequence ATGAATATGAAAAAAGAAACACTAAAAAAAGGATTTTCAAAACTCTGCACAGCAAAAGCTATGGCAGAATTATACGAAGCTAATTTTAAGCAAGTCTCTAAATACGTACACGCTACATCAAGAGGTCACGAAGCTATCCAAATAGCTTTAGGTATGCAGTTATTACCACAGGATTATGCGTTTCCATATTATAGAGATGATGCCATGTTATTATCATTTGGTTTAGAACCTTACGATTTAATGTTGCAATTATTAGCAAAAAAAGACGATCCATTTTCTGGCGGAAGAACGTACTATTCGCATCCAAGTTTAAAAGATGACGATAAGCCAAAAATACCACATCAATCCTCAGCAACAGGTATGCAAACCATACCAGCAACAGGTGTGGCTATGGGAATGAAGTATAAAGAACTACAAGGATTGGATGATTATAGTTTAGAATCGGATCCTGTCAGTTCGAGCGCAGTCGAGAACGCTCTAAATCCAATAACGGTTTGTTCTTTAGGCGATGCCTCAGTTACCGAAGGTGAAATAGCCGAAGCCTTCCAAATGGCAGCTTTAAAGCAAATGCCAATTTTATATTTAGTACAAGATAACGGTTGGGATATTAGTGCCAATGCAGCAGAAACAAGAGCGCAAAATGCTTTTGAATATGCTCAAGGTTTTAAAGGCTTAGAAGCCATTTCAATAGATGGTGCTAACTTTACAGAAAGTTACCAAGCGCTAGAAAAAGTAATAGAAACTATTCGTACAGAACGTAGACCATTTTTAGTACATGCAAAAGTGCCGTTACTAAATCACCACACATCTGGTGTAAGAATGGAATGGTATCGCGACGATTTAGACGAGGCGCGTTCTCGTGATCCATATCCAGTAATAAAACAACAATTATTAGATGCAGGATTTTCAGAACAAGAAGTTGAAGAGATAGAAAATTCCGCGAAAGCGAAAGTACAATCAGATTTTGAAAAAGCCTTAAAAGCCGAAGACCCAAAACCTGAGGATTTATTTACTAACGATTTTGTACCAACACCAATTACTGAAGAGCAAGGAACACGTGCACCAGAAGGTGCAGATAAAGTGGTAATGGTAGATTGTGCCTTATTCGCAGTAGAAGAACTAATGAAAAAGCATAAAGAATGCTTGCTTTACGGTCAAGATGTTGGTGGCAGATTAGGTGGAGTTTTTAGAGAAGCAGCAACATTAGCTCAAAAATTTGGAGACGACCGCGTATTTAATACACCAATACAAGAAGCTTTTATTGTAGGCTCAACTGTTGGTATGAGCGCAGTTGGATTAAAACCAATTGTTGAGGTTCAGTTTGCCGATTATATTTGGCCAGGATTAAATCAGTTATTTACAGAAGTAAGTAGAAGTTGCTATTTGTCTAACGGTAAATGGCCAGTTAGCATGATACTTCGTGTGCCAATAGGCGCCTATGGTAGTGGTGGACCTTATCATTCATCTTCAGTAGAATCTGTAATAACAAATATTAGAGGTATAAAAATTGCCTATCCAAGTAATGGTGCCGATTTAAAAGGTTTGATGAAAGCTGCGTATTACGATCCAAATCCTGTAGTTATTTTAGAGCACAAAGGTTTGTATTGGTCTAAAGTACCAGGAACACAAGGTGCAACATCTGTTGAGCCAAGTGAAGATTATGTTTTACCATTTGGAAAAGCTTGGGTTTTACAAGAAATCTGGAAACAAGAAAATGTAGAAACGTTGACCATTGTTACTTATGGAATGGGCGTACATTGGGCAATGAATGCATCAGAAGAATTAGGCATGCAAGACCAAATTGAAGTCATTGATTTGCGTACGTTATTCCCATTAGATGAAGACACGATTATGAAATCGGTTAAAAAAACAGGAAAGTGTTTAGTTGTTACTGAGGAACCTTCAAATAATAGTTTTGCCAGAGCATTATCTGGAAAAATTCAGGAAGAATGTTTTAAATATTTAGATGCACCAGTAATGACAATTGGTAGTGAAAACATGCCGGCAATACCTTTAAATTCAACTTTAGAGCAAACCATGATTCCTTCAACAGATAAGGTGAAAGCTAAAATTGAACAGCTAATTAATTATTAA
- a CDS encoding Lrp/AsnC family transcriptional regulator, which produces MLNTLDKIDTQILNILQANSNRTTKSIAKELGMTTSPIFERIKKLEKEGYIKKYVAVLDKKKIGLKLTVFIGITLQGHTRSYLEKFVNEINNFPEVVECHRVSGNFDYLLKLVVEDIEAYETFIISKLTLLPYLGNVQSLITLSTGKETNVIDLSAS; this is translated from the coding sequence ATGTTAAATACTCTTGATAAAATAGACACTCAAATTTTAAATATTCTACAAGCGAATAGTAATAGAACAACAAAAAGCATTGCTAAGGAATTAGGAATGACTACATCACCAATTTTTGAGCGTATTAAAAAATTAGAAAAAGAAGGTTATATTAAAAAATATGTTGCCGTTTTAGACAAAAAGAAAATAGGACTAAAACTTACAGTTTTTATTGGCATCACTTTGCAAGGACATACCCGAAGTTATTTAGAGAAATTTGTAAACGAAATAAACAATTTTCCTGAAGTGGTAGAGTGCCACAGAGTTAGTGGGAATTTTGATTATCTTTTAAAGCTTGTTGTTGAAGATATTGAAGCTTACGAGACTTTTATTATTTCGAAATTAACGTTATTACCTTATTTAGGAAACGTACAGAGTTTAATTACGCTTTCTACAGGAAAAGAAACTAATGTAATAGATTTGAGTGCTTCTTAA
- a CDS encoding four helix bundle protein, whose product MSNNIILDKTYDFAVAIVKLSQKLVSEKKEYVLSKQILRSGTSIGANTEEAIGGVSKKDFIYKLSIAYKEARETKYWLRLLKDTEYINQETFKYLFDKVEEILKILYKIINSSKNNI is encoded by the coding sequence ATGAGCAATAATATTATACTTGATAAAACTTATGACTTTGCAGTGGCAATAGTTAAACTTTCTCAGAAATTAGTTTCTGAAAAGAAAGAATATGTCTTGTCAAAACAAATATTACGCTCAGGAACTTCTATTGGAGCAAATACAGAAGAGGCTATTGGAGGCGTTTCTAAAAAAGATTTTATCTATAAATTGTCTATTGCTTATAAAGAGGCTCGTGAAACAAAATATTGGTTAAGATTATTAAAAGATACAGAATATATAAACCAAGAAACGTTTAAATACTTGTTTGATAAAGTCGAAGAAATATTGAAGATTTTGTACAAAATCATAAATTCATCTAAAAACAATATCTAG
- a CDS encoding hydroxymethylpyrimidine/phosphomethylpyrimidine kinase — protein sequence MKKENCSLPIDNCIVTIAGHDPSGGAGLTSDIKTFEAHGLYGLSVCTAITIQNDIDFKACIWTDVDIIIAQIEILFKRFKISVVKIGIIQSWQTLSVLLDKLYSLNSNIKVILDPIIKASAGFNFHEKENQEILNSVFKKCFIITPNYEEIQLLYPNLNIQDTIEHISNLTNIYLKGGHKTDKKGWDELYYSKIVLVNLPPATQNVSEKHGSGCVLSSALASNIFFKDNLEDAAREAKYYTEQFLSSNSTLLGQHTYKK from the coding sequence ATGAAAAAAGAGAATTGTTCATTGCCAATTGATAATTGTATAGTAACCATTGCAGGTCATGATCCTTCAGGTGGAGCAGGATTAACTTCAGATATTAAAACATTTGAAGCTCATGGTTTGTATGGCTTATCTGTTTGTACTGCTATAACCATTCAAAACGATATCGATTTTAAAGCATGTATTTGGACAGATGTTGATATTATCATAGCTCAAATTGAAATCTTGTTTAAACGCTTTAAAATTTCAGTAGTTAAAATTGGCATCATTCAATCTTGGCAGACATTGTCTGTTTTGTTAGACAAGCTTTATTCACTAAACTCAAATATAAAAGTCATTTTAGATCCTATTATAAAAGCTAGTGCAGGCTTTAATTTTCATGAAAAAGAAAACCAAGAAATATTAAATTCTGTATTTAAAAAATGCTTCATTATTACTCCAAATTATGAAGAAATACAGCTTTTATATCCAAATTTAAATATTCAAGACACTATCGAGCACATAAGTAATTTAACAAATATCTATTTAAAAGGCGGACATAAAACCGATAAAAAAGGATGGGATGAGTTGTATTACAGCAAAATAGTACTTGTAAATTTACCTCCAGCAACCCAAAACGTTTCAGAAAAACATGGTAGCGGTTGTGTTTTATCTTCAGCATTGGCAAGTAATATTTTTTTTAAAGATAATTTAGAAGACGCAGCAAGAGAAGCCAAGTATTATACCGAGCAATTTTTAAGCTCAAACTCTACTTTATTAGGACAACACACGTATAAAAAATAA
- a CDS encoding dihydrolipoamide acetyltransferase family protein, which yields MGESITEGTIINWLISEGDSFDEGDIILEVATDKVDNEVPAPASGVLVKTLFQAKDVVPVGEVIAVLEVSEEVKTSNETKVSSSAVETSKKKQKTPKRPKPVQQASASTSFSTSNSNTFFSPLVLEIAKEHHISFEELARIPATGHEGRLRKSDVFQYIEEGRPYKFAQPVAEKDPTAYRIPQLQFDKGKGKVIEMDRMRQMIADHMVYSKHTSPHVTAYVEADLTNMVNWRNANKVAFQEKYGERLTFTPLFVEAVAKAVKDFPNINASVDGNSIIVKEDINIGMATALPSGNLIVPVVKNADTKDLKTIASNVNELAGKARENKLAGDDIKGSTFTISNVGTFGSVMGTPIINQPEVAILALGIIKKRPEVIETENGDEIAIRSMMYLSLSFDHRVVDGFLGGSFVRRVADYFEQFDINRDI from the coding sequence ATGGGCGAAAGTATAACGGAAGGAACCATCATCAATTGGTTAATTTCTGAAGGAGATAGTTTTGATGAAGGAGATATTATTCTTGAAGTAGCTACAGATAAAGTAGATAACGAAGTACCTGCGCCAGCATCTGGAGTATTGGTTAAAACCTTATTTCAAGCAAAAGATGTTGTTCCGGTTGGAGAAGTAATTGCTGTGTTAGAAGTTTCAGAAGAGGTAAAAACTTCTAATGAAACAAAGGTCTCGTCGAGCGCTGTCGAGACGTCTAAAAAGAAACAAAAGACACCAAAAAGACCAAAACCAGTTCAGCAAGCATCAGCTTCAACTTCATTTTCAACATCAAATTCAAATACATTCTTTTCACCATTAGTACTCGAAATTGCAAAAGAACATCATATTAGTTTTGAAGAATTAGCCAGAATACCGGCAACAGGTCATGAAGGCAGATTGCGTAAAAGTGATGTGTTTCAATATATAGAAGAAGGCAGGCCATACAAATTTGCACAACCAGTAGCCGAAAAAGATCCTACGGCTTATCGTATTCCGCAATTGCAGTTCGATAAAGGCAAAGGTAAAGTGATTGAAATGGATCGCATGCGCCAAATGATTGCAGATCATATGGTGTATTCAAAGCACACGTCGCCACACGTTACAGCTTATGTTGAGGCAGATTTAACCAATATGGTAAATTGGCGAAATGCTAATAAAGTGGCGTTTCAAGAAAAGTATGGTGAGCGTTTAACCTTTACACCATTATTTGTTGAAGCCGTAGCAAAAGCAGTAAAAGATTTCCCAAATATTAATGCTTCGGTAGATGGTAATAGCATTATAGTAAAAGAAGACATCAATATTGGTATGGCAACCGCATTACCAAGCGGAAACTTAATAGTTCCTGTGGTAAAAAATGCAGACACGAAAGATTTAAAAACCATTGCCAGCAATGTTAATGAACTTGCAGGAAAAGCAAGAGAAAATAAATTGGCAGGAGACGATATAAAAGGCAGTACGTTCACAATATCAAATGTTGGAACTTTTGGTAGCGTCATGGGAACACCAATAATAAATCAACCAGAAGTAGCAATTCTTGCCTTAGGAATTATTAAAAAACGACCAGAAGTTATCGAAACCGAAAACGGAGACGAAATCGCAATACGTAGCATGATGTATCTATCATTATCATTCGATCATCGTGTTGTAGATGGTTTCCTTGGTGGAAGCTTCGTAAGACGTGTAGCCGATTATTTCGAGCAATTTGATATCAATAGAGACATTTAA
- a CDS encoding thiamine phosphate synthase has translation MIVLIAPENDIKNEIEILNQLFQEGLQYYHLRKPNKDFKQHCDYLNQIDEKYHNRIVVHYFHELINTFNLKGIHFQEQKRKDHIDNPGQYFKNLNMFGKTISSSFHEPDELENCYFEFDYHLLSPVFSSISKQGYKGRGFNVNHIDKTIIGMGGVTASNLNEFDKLGYKGVGILGGIWNSNQPMEVFKAIKRHFD, from the coding sequence ATGATAGTCTTAATAGCACCAGAAAACGATATAAAAAATGAAATTGAAATACTAAACCAGTTATTTCAAGAAGGTTTGCAATATTATCATTTAAGAAAACCAAATAAAGATTTTAAACAACATTGCGATTATTTAAACCAAATAGACGAAAAATATCATAATAGAATTGTGGTTCATTATTTTCATGAATTAATCAATACATTCAATTTAAAAGGTATTCATTTTCAAGAACAAAAACGAAAAGATCATATAGATAATCCAGGACAGTATTTTAAAAACTTAAACATGTTTGGAAAAACAATAAGCTCGTCGTTTCACGAACCAGACGAACTTGAAAATTGTTATTTCGAATTCGATTATCATTTACTAAGTCCTGTGTTTTCTTCTATTTCAAAACAAGGCTATAAAGGTCGAGGTTTCAATGTTAACCATATCGATAAAACCATAATTGGTATGGGTGGAGTTACTGCCAGTAACTTAAACGAATTCGATAAACTTGGTTATAAAGGCGTTGGTATTTTAGGAGGTATTTGGAATAGTAATCAACCTATGGAAGTTTTTAAAGCAATAAAGCGTCATTTTGATTAA
- a CDS encoding thiazole synthase, giving the protein MNDLLKIADKEFSSRLFTGTGKFSSNTLMSEALKASESELITVALKRVEVDNEQDKMLQSIMSPKVNLLPNTSGVRDAKEAVFAAQLAREALETNWIKLEIHPDPKYLLPDPIETLKAAEELVKQGFVVMPYIHADPVLCKRLEDVGTQCVMPLGAPIGTNKGIKTVDFLEIIIEQSNVPVIVDAGIGSPSHAAFAMELGADAVLVNTAIAVSKNPTQMAVAFKMAVEAGRMAFNAKLASVKKHAEASSPLTSFLN; this is encoded by the coding sequence ATGAATGATTTATTAAAAATTGCAGATAAAGAGTTTAGTTCAAGACTATTTACTGGTACTGGGAAATTTAGTTCTAATACTTTAATGTCTGAAGCATTAAAAGCCTCAGAAAGTGAATTAATAACAGTAGCATTAAAACGTGTTGAGGTAGATAATGAACAAGATAAAATGTTGCAAAGCATCATGAGTCCTAAAGTAAATTTATTACCAAATACTTCTGGAGTTAGAGATGCAAAAGAAGCTGTTTTCGCTGCGCAACTAGCTCGAGAAGCTTTAGAAACGAATTGGATAAAATTAGAAATACATCCCGATCCTAAATATTTATTACCAGACCCAATCGAGACTTTAAAAGCAGCAGAAGAACTGGTTAAACAAGGTTTCGTGGTTATGCCATACATACATGCAGATCCAGTTTTATGCAAACGTTTGGAAGATGTAGGTACGCAATGTGTTATGCCATTGGGCGCACCAATTGGTACTAATAAAGGTATTAAAACAGTCGATTTTTTAGAAATTATAATAGAACAAAGTAATGTACCTGTAATTGTAGATGCAGGAATTGGCAGTCCGTCGCATGCAGCTTTTGCAATGGAGTTAGGCGCAGATGCTGTTTTGGTAAACACTGCTATTGCTGTTTCTAAAAACCCAACACAAATGGCTGTTGCTTTTAAAATGGCTGTCGAAGCTGGCCGAATGGCATTTAATGCCAAATTAGCTTCGGTTAAAAAACATGCAGAAGCTAGTAGTCCGTTAACTTCATTTTTAAACTAG
- the thiE gene encoding thiamine phosphate synthase has product MIIPKLHYISQGDSPKEHIANIQKACTSGAELVQLRLKNISEKKILKQAEEAREITSHFQTRLIINDHYKIAKAIKAGGVHLGKTDTCPTIARKHLYTWQIIGGTANTLEECETLINKNVDYIGLGPFRFTITKDNLSPVLGLDGYKVILDKLETKTPIIGIGGITLEDVPAILETGISGIAVSGEITKDFNKIRTFNQLLNASSTLEQRHTFNKK; this is encoded by the coding sequence ATGATAATACCTAAACTCCACTATATATCACAAGGCGATTCTCCAAAAGAACACATAGCCAACATACAAAAAGCATGTACTTCTGGAGCAGAATTAGTACAGTTACGTTTAAAAAATATATCGGAAAAAAAGATTTTAAAACAAGCTGAAGAAGCCAGAGAAATTACTTCTCACTTTCAAACCAGATTAATAATTAACGATCATTATAAAATTGCAAAAGCTATAAAAGCAGGTGGTGTACACTTAGGTAAAACCGATACTTGTCCTACAATAGCAAGAAAACATTTATATACTTGGCAAATTATTGGAGGTACAGCAAACACGCTAGAAGAATGCGAAACATTAATAAATAAAAATGTAGATTATATAGGTTTAGGTCCTTTTAGATTTACAATAACCAAAGATAATTTAAGTCCAGTTTTAGGGCTTGATGGATATAAAGTAATTTTAGATAAGCTAGAAACAAAAACACCAATAATAGGCATTGGAGGTATTACACTAGAAGATGTTCCTGCTATTTTAGAAACAGGCATTTCGGGTATTGCAGTATCTGGAGAGATTACAAAAGACTTTAATAAAATAAGAACATTTAACCAGTTGCTAAATGCCTCTTCTACACTCGAGCAACGCCATACATTTAATAAAAAGTAG